The Molothrus aeneus isolate 106 chromosome 22, BPBGC_Maene_1.0, whole genome shotgun sequence genomic interval GTGGACATGATCGACAACCTGCGGGGCAAGTCCGGGCAGGGCTACTACGTGGAGATGACGGTGGGCAGCCCCCCGCAGAAGGTGAGGTGGGAGGGGATCCCCGCATCTCTCGCATCCCCCGCATCTCCCCCATCCCCTGCATTCCCCGCAGCCCGGGGGCTGCGGGTGCCCCTCCGGGCCGgtgcggggctgcggggcgcaGAGCAGAGGCGCTGCGGGTGCCACCATGGCTCCGCGTGCCTCTCGCCGCACGGCCCGGGCAGCATTCCTGCTTCTCATCGCTCCGGCgatgcttttcctgctgcctttcgGCTAAAACTGGCCGCAGGGCCCCGCCGAAGGTGACCCCAgcgctcccggggctgcccgggcACTCCGGGCGCGGTGGCCGGTGCTGCGTGTGCCTCTACGTGCGGGCGAACCCGGCTGCATCgctccatccctcccttcccgctccatccctcctccctccgTGCCTCCCTCCCCGCTCCCGAGCCGAGGATGCCGCTGGAGCTGCGCGGGCTGTGGGCGGCAGGCGGGTGGGATGTGGCTGCGCAGCCCCGTGCCCGCCTGGAGCGGGCACATGCGGGCACGGAGGAGCCCACGGCCGAGCCGGGCttggcagctcctcccagcacagccccgggcGCAGCTGCTGCCTcgctctgcctgctgctcccgGCCGCGGAAATTCTCCAGAAATCCTCCCGAGCTCGGCTTTCCCGGGGACCTCGTGATGGTTTTCGCTGTGCAGGAGTTGGGGCAGCGTGGGGAGACAAAGTGCAGGAAAATGGGATGGAAAGGGAGCCGGCAGAGCAGGCGTTGATGCGTCACCGGGCTCTGATCCTGCTCCATCTTTTTGTCAGCATCCCTCACATGCTGCCCAGCTCGTGTGGCACCGTGTGCctgcctgctggggacagggtgaaTGCTGAGGGCCGGGTGCCAgtcacacagcacaggacaACCAGCTCCTCCCCTCTTTTATGGATGAGATCGGGGAGGTTCCCACTGCTAAATCCTTTTGTGCCCATCCTGATCCCTGTTGTCACCAGCAACAAGTCTGGCCCAGGGGGCCAGCTCAGTGATCAAGGCTCCAGGTTCCTTCAAGCACAGGGCCACATTCCTTCATGCCTGCCGTCACTTTTTGGGTGCTGccagaacagccagcacccacACAGGCTCTGAAATAAAGGCTGGCTTTCCCCACaagctggctgtgctctgcGTGCGTGGTGGGAGAGAGCGACGGGAGCAAGATGTGGACAGAGGAACGATACCACTGCCTTGGAAATTGCATCTCTGGGAGCACTGTTGTGTTGTCCCTGTGTGCCTGGGATATATTGCCTGGCAGGGTGTgtttaggaggaaaaataaagggaGGAGATTATTTCTAAAATCTAGTTTTAAATGTGATTTCATCATCTCCTGCCTGCCACGTGTCGCAGCTGCCAGATAATTTCCGTGCGAACCACCTGTTCCAGGCACCCGCGCGTTCCGGAGCCAGCCACCCTTTGGGCAGCATCTCCCAGCCTTGGATTGCTTCCAAATGCAACCGTGGtgcctctctgtgtgtgtgtgtgtgtgtgtgtgtgtgtgtgtgtgtgtgtgtgtgtgtgctggagcaGAATCCCTCCAGGCATTGCAATGGAATGAGAGGATTCCTATGAAAGAGTCAGGAAACTGGGAGCCTGCTTGCCCCGGGGTGGGTGCATCCTTCCCAAAGGCTCTCACGAGGCAGGGAGATGGTGATCCATCTCCTCACCTTTCCTTTCACCTTCCCGATGCTGACAAGGAAGTTTCTGTATCCCCTTGTGCTTTAATTTTGGTTCTGAGCCGTGCTGTGCTGCCAAGTCACCGTCAGCAGCTGATTGCTCACACATTCCATGTGCCCAAGCATGTTGGTTTCCCTGGCTCCCCAGAACGGGCTGATTCATAAACACACAGGGGAGAGGGGTGAGccgagcagcaggagctggtgttTTGGGACAGATGGCACAGGATTggtgccccaggagcagcacacagcTCTAGGGGCATGTGTGGcacagagccagtgctgctgctgaggtgcCTGGAGGGGCTGTCACTTCCAGGGACAGGTTTCAGGCAATGCAGGGACTGCCACACATGTCTTGGCCTCCCCAGTTCACGTGCCATGTCCTGGCCTGAATGGATGGCTGGGCTGAGTCTCAAGGATCTGGGTCCTCTCCACGTGGGTCCTGTGCGTGACCCCTTCAGCAGGATGGAGCCTGTGAGTTTAAAAGCCCTCCCTGCCTTCTCTCCCTGCAGCGTCAGCTCAGCAGGTCCTTCTCCAGGGAAACCAGTCTCCTCTGGGTGCCCTGGGGATTGCAGATGAGCTGTGTGGAGCAGGTGGCCCCtaatggcacagagctgggagcgGCCCTGGGAATGCAGGTGCCGGGTTGCCAGGCTGTGTCGTGGGTGCTGAGCTGGCACCCACCCAGGGTGGGTACTGGGGGGTTGAACGTGCTGCTCTGGTCTTTACCCACGGCCTGAAACGTTCCCCTTGGCAGGGAGGTGGAGCTGGGGCACTCAGGACATGCCAGCCCCTGTCAGGGAGAGcactgggcagctgcagccGGTGCTGCTGCGATTAACACAAGCGCATTAacctccttcctctgcctctgaCTGCACAGATTAGGGGCcaaagccctggagctgctgcccggGGTGCTGCTGTGAAGCAGCTCCTGGGTCTGGGGCCAGGGCTTACCCCGAGTtctgctgcccagcactgccaggaggcTCAGACAGCCCCAGTCCCACCTGGGCTGTCCCACCAGGGCTGTCCCACCCGGCCATCCCACCTCTCTCCTCACCAGGGCCGCAGGGTCAGCTgagggcagggtcaggctggcccactcctgccctgccagtggATGTTCGCCAAGCATGGTAAtcctgcccaggcaggaatgaatcaggagcagggctcagcaTATGGGTGGTGATtagtgggcacagggacccaCGGGGGCTGCccaccagcagtgccagcaaaTCTGCTTTCCTGGCAGGGGGAGCCTGTGCGccctgtgttgtgctgctgctctccggCCCCAAGACACCTGCCAAGTGCCTCCTGAGTCCTGCCTGTGCATTTGGGGGCTGAGGCCGAGCGAGGAGCTCGTGCTCTGTTTGCACAGTGCAGGATGATGTTTGCTCTTTGTGCAACTCCCCGATGTCgctgcctcctgctccacctcctccttctctccGGGCACAACAAAGGGGGGTCCCACTGCACTCATGAGCCTTCCtgtctttcttccttctccagctgaatATCCTGGTGGACACAGGGAGCAGTAACTTCGCTGTGGGAGCTGCACCACACCCCTTCCTCCGGAGATACTACCAGCGGCAGCTGTGAGTATtttgggggcacacagggcacagcctcTCAGGCACACTGCTTCCCCTTGCTGCAGGTCTGGCCAGACCCTGCCAGGTACGACCTGGCCTCTGGAATGGCTGGGTGCACATAAACCCTGCTGGTCTGACTCGTCCCTTTGCTGCAGGTCCAGCACCTACCGTGACCTGCGGAAGGGGGTGTACGTGCCCTACACCCAGGGCAAGTGGGAAGGGGAGCTGGGCACTGACCTTGTCACCATCCCCCACGGCCCCAACGTCACTGTCAGAGCCAACATCGCTGCCATCACGGAGTCTGACAAATTCTTCATCAACGGCTCCAACTGGGAAGGGATCCTGGGGCTGGCGTATGCCGAGATTGCCCGGGTGAGTCTTGGCTGACAGTCCTGGATGTCAGCACCAAAACGCTTCAGTTGCCTTTTTCCTTGTCCCTGTTTGtcccctggggcacagcagtgctgctgaggggaGCTCCCATGGGtgcagagagctcctggagaagggacaGCACTGacacatccctgtcctgcctcTGCTTTCTCCTCCCACCAGCCCGACGACAGCCTGGAGCCCTTCTTTGACTCCCTGGTGAAGCAGACACGGGTGCCCAACAtcttctccctgcagctgtgcgGGACAGGCTTCTCTCCCAACGAGACAGAGGCCGTGGCCTCGGTGGGAGGCAGCATGGTGAGCCCTCCACAGGTGGCTGGGGGGTTcctctgtggcactgccagcgcGTGGTGGCAGCGCCATCCTGTCTGCCCTGCAGATCATCGGTGGCATCGACCGCTCGCTGTACGTGGGTGACATCTGGTACACCCCCATCCGCAAGGAGTGGTATTACGAGGTCATCATCGTCAAGCTGGAGGTCAATGGGCAGGACCTGAACATGGACTGCAAGGAGGTGAGTGGGCAGTGGTGGGACCTGCCCCACAGGCACTGGAGGCACCCAGCATTGGTCAGGGGAGTGGGCtggggtcctgcacctgggtcacTCGTCCTCTTCTGCCCCCCCAGTACAACTACGACAAGAGCATTGTGGACAGCGGGACCACCAACCTCAGGCTGCCAAAGAAGGTGTTTGAGGCTGCAGTGAAATCCATCAAAACAGCATCTTCGGTCAGTGGAGCCCATCCCTTCCCCACAGACATGGGCTaggggctgtgggcagtgtggctgcccctcaccagcctggcatctctgctgcctgcccagcttGGCCCCGCTcaccttccctttccctctggtAGACGGAGAAGTTCCCAGACGGCTTctggctgggggagcagctggtTTGCTGGCAGGTGGGCACCACCCCCTGGCACATCTTCCCGGTCCTGTCCCTCTACCTGATGGGGGAGGCCACCAACCAGTCCTTCCGGATCACCATCCTGCCCCAGGTGAGTGCTGGGCTGGCCAGACCCAGGCtggagagagcagggcaggcagggccacGCTGGATGGACACAGCTGCCTCCCGTGCCCCCTTCCCTGAGCGCTCCTCTCGCCCTGCAGCAATACCTGCGCCCGGTGGAGGACGTGGCCACCTCTCAGGACGACTGCTACAAGTTTGCCATCTCCCAGTCCTCCACCGGCACCGTCATGGGCGCCGTGATCATGGAGGGTTTCTACGTGGTGTTTGACCGCGCCCGCAAGCGCATCGGCTTCGCCGTCAGCGCCTGCCACGGTGAGCTGGGCCCGCGGGGAGGGCATGGAGCGGAGTGGgtgtgtgtcacagacatcttctGTGAAAAATCCTGTCCTTagggtttttcctcctgagaagctgagaggcctcaggaacaaaatgtaaccaatggttatctgctgctgtggaatgcaacaggtgcatctgggattgggctcatgtggttgtttctaattaatggccaatcacagtccagctggctcggagtctctgtctgagacagaagcctttgttatcattctttcttttgttattcttagctagccttctgatgaaatcctttcttctattcttttagtatagttttactgtaatattaaaatatataacaatattatattatatatatataatatttatatatatatatatatataatattagtatatatcataaaataataaatcaagccctctgaaacatggagtcagatcctcatctcttccctcaccctcggacccctgtgaacatggtcacaggTGTGCAGAGACCAGACCCTGCCTCCCCTTCCCACAGTGCACGACGAGTTCCGGACGGCGGCGGTGGACGGGCCCCACCTGCACTCCAACATGGAGGACTGCGGCTACAACATCCCTCAGACGGACGAGTCCACGCTGATGACCATCGCCTACGTCATGGCGGCCATCTGCGCCCTCTTCatgctgcccctgtgcctcATGGTGTTCCAGTGGCGCTGCTTCCGCTGCCTGCGGCGGGACCACGACGACTTTGCTGACGACATCTCCCTGCTGAAGTGACGGCAGagcatgggcacagccccggggcagcaggtgaggcagcagggcaggggcctCGCTCCTGCGGTGTGGTGGAGTGTGGGGAGCTCTCACACCCTGGGGACTCGGTGTCCATcagggccagcagccaggggagccccagcccgggctccatttgtctgggagctgcagcaggagcgtGGCACTGGGCAGTGGGAGAGCTCAGCAACCCCATCCTGGGAGTTGAGGGCAgcttctctgctccagcaccaggaCAGGACCAAGCTCTCCCACCCAGCCTTGCCTGGCTTGATGGAGTAACGCTGATGAGCcatcccctgcctgtccccatccaTCCCGGCGCGTCCCTTTCCAGCTCACCCCACTGGgaagctgccagcccaggctctcttgtagggagctgtgctgcagctgtgcctcccCTGTGACTCCCTGCACTGAGCCAGACTCCAGGGATCATCCTGGAGCCATCTAGCCTCGGGCTTTTCAgagacagccctgcagggccagcctgggctgcccagACAGGgctttccctcctgccctgctgcccctaCACGGCTCACTCTCACATTTCCCCTGCGTTTTCCTGCCTTCCCAAGCtgtgctgccgctgctgccagccccaggactCCCTGCACCttcctgggacaggcaggagcgGGCACCCATCCTctcctgggacaggcaggagcaggcaccCATCCTCTCCCCACATCACACGGGATGGGAaactccctgccctggcatccAGCATGAGCAGTGGCTGCCATGCAGAAGCCAGTGCCAGGAGTGaagttcccagccctggcaggggctgctccccagcccaccCAGCCCTTCGAAAGCCATAGGGGAGCCTGGgccccccctgcagcccccccagctcACCGCCAGCACATCCCacggcacagcagctcctccctgctcacTCCACACGTCCAGGCCTGGCTGTGAGACACCCTGGCATCCCGGGGACAGGCGGCAGCTGCGGGAACTGCAGCATTTATTGTTTTGTAAACACAtggttgtatttattttcttttttttttacaaagcgTGTCACTGGTAGCGCAGCTGCGCGTTGAGAGCGTGTACAGAGCCGGTCCCACGTGTACAGAGCACGGCCGCCTCTCACCTGTACAGTATATCCATATATCTCTATTTTTAATTCTAGCCCTGAAAGCCACTGTTCCAACGTTAGGGGTCggtcctgttttgttttggggtttttttaaatctttttagccttctgctCAGCCCTCGGCCTCTGTGGGCAGCACGCAGGGCCGGGGCTCACactgcagctgtgtgtgtgtgtgtggtgggaGCACATGGTGGTGGctcgaggaggggctgcagggctggagcacgcAGAGCGGGGGCTCACAAGCCCAAAGGACCCTGAGCACAGAAGGCACCTCTGTCCTCAGAGAGGATTTTCGGTGTGTGAGGACAACCCCTCCTCCCCGTGCTGCAGGGTCACCGTCCCTTCCCCAGAGCAGACACCTGTGACCCTGCAGGCAGTGGTAGTGCCGTATTCCCTTGCTtctctgcctccagcctggaTAGGAAAGAGCCCAGACACAGAGATTCCACAATTGAAAGGCATCACTCCTCCATGAACAAAGAGGGGAtacctgcagtgccagggccgAGCTGGCAGCTGCCCACGGAGCCACCGGGTCAGGCAGGGACAGACTGAGCACCCACAGCAATCACCGAGCACAGAGCTTGTTAATTAAACCCTGCAGCCAAACGTTTCTCTGGGAAGGCAGCGAGGCAGCCAGGAAACACAGGCA includes:
- the BACE1 gene encoding beta-secretase 1; its protein translation is MAPAWPWLLLWLGVLRALPAPPRIRLPLRGGAAPPSGLRQRRAPLDAEPDSAGSFVDMIDNLRGKSGQGYYVEMTVGSPPQKLNILVDTGSSNFAVGAAPHPFLRRYYQRQLSSTYRDLRKGVYVPYTQGKWEGELGTDLVTIPHGPNVTVRANIAAITESDKFFINGSNWEGILGLAYAEIARPDDSLEPFFDSLVKQTRVPNIFSLQLCGTGFSPNETEAVASVGGSMIIGGIDRSLYVGDIWYTPIRKEWYYEVIIVKLEVNGQDLNMDCKEYNYDKSIVDSGTTNLRLPKKVFEAAVKSIKTASSTEKFPDGFWLGEQLVCWQVGTTPWHIFPVLSLYLMGEATNQSFRITILPQQYLRPVEDVATSQDDCYKFAISQSSTGTVMGAVIMEGFYVVFDRARKRIGFAVSACHVHDEFRTAAVDGPHLHSNMEDCGYNIPQTDESTLMTIAYVMAAICALFMLPLCLMVFQWRCFRCLRRDHDDFADDISLLK